In Leptospira levettii, the genomic window CGATTTCTGTGGTAATTTGATAGCTTCCCTAAAGCAACTAAAGTATCTTTGACAAAAATTGCTTTTTTTTGGTCTTCCTTTGAAAGTGTTTTGAGAATTGGATGATTTTTCTCACACAAAAATCCAGAAGCTCCGGCTTTCAATGCATCTGCAATGAACTGATGACCATCTCTTTCTGCACGAAGAGGGACAAAAACTGTGTCCTTTTTGATTTCCCGAGACGAGGTTGAAATCCATCGAAATTTTGGATTCTTTGGGTTCTCCCAATCTGGTTTCATCGAAAACAAACTTAGAATAGTTGACAGGGAATATTCAAATGGTGCGATCATAGCTTCTAAGCCAGATTCTCCAAGAAAGAAAGATTTTAAAGAAAAACTTAAATGAAACCAACTAAAATCAAAACGATTCTCATTGGTCTTGGACGAATTGCTTCCAAACTGGAAAAGGATCCTTTTCGGAAAAAACCTTGCACTCATATGGGTGTGCTCATGTCTCCTTGGGGAAAAAGCCATTTTCAATTTGTATCCGGTTTTGATTCGAATCCTGAGGTATGTTTAGAATTCCAAAACCAATGGAAAACACAGTCGGAAACAGTGTTTCCAAGTTCGCTTGTCGAAAACAAATCGTTGCCCATTGATTTCGCGATTATCGCAACTCCGAGCCATACCCATGAAATGGTTGCAAAGGAATGTTTACAACTTGGAATCAGAAACCTCCTCATTGAAAAACCAGTCGCTATGTCCAAAAAGGGAGCGATGGCGATTGCAAGATTGTCAAAGGCAAAAAATGCGAAGGTATGGATCAATCATGAAAGGAGATACCACCCAAGTTATCTTTTTGTACGGGATGAATTAAAAAAAGGGAATTTCGGAATCTTAAAATCCATTCGTGCCTCCGTTTTCACTTCAGCAAAAAATCCAGGAATCGCATTTTCAAAGTTTGGTGGTGGGCCATTACTCCACGATGGAACACATGCATTGGATCTCATCCATTGGCTTGTTGGAAAACCAAAACTGATTTATGCAAAAATGGAAAGACCAAAAAAAGGAATGATCGAAACAAGGGCATTTGCTTGTTTTGAGACTAAACAAAATGTAGAAATTATTTTAGATGTATCTGGTGGAAGAGATTATTTTCAATTTGAAATCGATATCCATACAAGTTCACATCGTATCATATGTTCAAATGACGGTTTTCAGTTTTTTGAGTCAGCACCTTCCCAATTGTATAAAGGATTCCATAGCCTCAAATCCTACATACCCAAACAGTTTCCAAAACCGGAATCTTCCAATGCGTTTTTGGGAATCTATAAAGAAATTCAATCTGTCATTCATGGGAAATCAAATCATATGGAAGGAACATTGTCCGAGAATATCCAAATTTTAGAAAGTATCGAATCTATTTATAGGCACTAATTCATGAAACCAAACAAGAATCGATCTGTATCTGTTTATTCATTTGTTCTCAAAACATACCTTCAGTATCTTTACCTTACCAAATGGATCAAAAGAATATCTTCAAAAGAGAATTATGAAAGAAAGCGGATACTTTTTTTGAAAAAAAAAGGGATCGAAACTAAGAACTTATTTTTT contains:
- a CDS encoding Gfo/Idh/MocA family protein — encoded protein: MKPTKIKTILIGLGRIASKLEKDPFRKKPCTHMGVLMSPWGKSHFQFVSGFDSNPEVCLEFQNQWKTQSETVFPSSLVENKSLPIDFAIIATPSHTHEMVAKECLQLGIRNLLIEKPVAMSKKGAMAIARLSKAKNAKVWINHERRYHPSYLFVRDELKKGNFGILKSIRASVFTSAKNPGIAFSKFGGGPLLHDGTHALDLIHWLVGKPKLIYAKMERPKKGMIETRAFACFETKQNVEIILDVSGGRDYFQFEIDIHTSSHRIICSNDGFQFFESAPSQLYKGFHSLKSYIPKQFPKPESSNAFLGIYKEIQSVIHGKSNHMEGTLSENIQILESIESIYRH